The following coding sequences are from one Mytilus trossulus isolate FHL-02 chromosome 8, PNRI_Mtr1.1.1.hap1, whole genome shotgun sequence window:
- the LOC134728289 gene encoding cell division control protein 45 homolog: protein MFIKDLRKGFYDEILHQRVLVLVAFDIDALCACKILQYLFQCDQILYTIVPVTGKEELEKAYVENSEGVKHVIFINCGASVDVVETLQPEESVRFYICDSHRPVDVHNVFNAVQVKLLMKEEEFDELPDYDSLFRDDDSDDDSGNDSDTSERSGKRKRFDDEAIEKRRDKRIWDENRQKILFEYNQFSTYGTSASLIMFELAWKMSKDTNDLVWLAVVGVTDQYIHFKTPRDKYIDDAMALESHVARHNHRGDDEDNIISINCLKIVFDEELQLTLYRHWSLFDSICHSVNLACKFKVWTLKGQKRLHEFLAEMGMPLSQCKQKFSSMESSLRHNIKQMIQDHMTKYGLTNQDVVIPSFSAQYGYKNKLCAADYVLACVATLENIDKNKSATDNFLSALDILQRVNVASLEKAVELAKKQTQAIVTQVQTFLDMHQVISAGPFLYAFIQEGTMDVKFFAKPQCLMRLARFTLEAHCSVSRNKRARSLPLVLGAPLDGEQGTTLVIGIPPLQLDEERKNFFGKAFEQAAVSTNSRTLHDSFDSYIMEMKTEDRSKFFDALISLLN, encoded by the exons atgtttataaaagacCTCAGAAAGGGCTTTTATGACGAGATCTTACATCAG agaGTGCTTGTTTTAGTTGCCTTTGATATTGATGCTCTATGTGCCTGTAAAATACTTCAG TATTTATTCCAGTGTGACCAAATCCTGTATACAATAGTTCCTGTAACAGGAAAAGAAGAATTAGAGAAAGCTTATGTAGAAAATTCAGAAGGG GTTAAACATGTGATATTTATAAACTGTGGAGCATCAGTAGATGTTGTTGAGACTTTACAGCCAGAAGAGAGCGTTAGATTTTATATATGTGATAG cCACAGACCAGTAGATGTACACAATGTATTTAATGCTGTACAAGTCAAGCTGTTAATGAAGGAAGAAGAGTTTGATGAGTTACCAGATTATGATTCTTTATTCAGAGATGATGAT tcAGACGATGATTCAGGAAATGATAGTGATACCTCAGAAAGATCAGGAAAAAGAAAAAGGTTTGATGATGAAGCTATTGAAAAGAGACGAGATAAAAGAATCTGGGATGAGAATAG acagaagatattatttgaatataatcagTTCTCTACATATGGCACTTCT GCTTCTCTAATAATGTTTGAGTTGGCGTGGAAAATGTCTAAAGATACAAATGATTTAGTAtg GTTGGCTGTCGTAGGAGTAACAGatcaatatatacattttaaaactcCCAGGgataaatatattgatgatgCAATGGCTCTAGAGTCACATGTTGCTAGACATAATCACAG aGGTGATGATGAAGATAATATCATATCtataaactgtttaaaaataGTGTTTGATGAAGAATTACAATTAACATTATATCGACATTGGTCGTTGTTTGACAGTATATGTCATTCGGTTAACTTGGCTtgtaaattcaaagtttggacGTTAAAGGGACAGAAAAGATTACATGAATTTTTAGCAGAAATGGG AATGCCATTGAGTCAGTGTAAACAGAAATTTTCCTCAATGGAATCGTCTTTACGACATAACATAAAACAGATGATTCAAgatcacatgacaaaatatgG tttaacTAACCAGGATGTTGTGATACCATCATTTTCAGCCCAGTAtggttataaaaataaattatgtgcAGCTGACTATGTGTTGGCGTGTGTTGCTACACTAGAAAATATA GATAAGAATAAAAGTGCTACGGATAACTTTTTGAGTGCATTAGATATTTTACAAAG GGTAAATGTAGCTTCTCTAGAGAAGGCAGTAGAATTAGCCAAGAAACAGACACAAGCCATAGTGACCCAGGTTCAGACATTTCTTGACATGCATCAGGTTATATCAGCTGGGCCATTCTTGTATGCTTTTATACAAGAG ggCACAATGGATGTCAAGTTCTTTGCCAAACCACAATGTTTGATGAGATTAGCCAGGTTTACATTAGAAGCTCACTGTTCTGTT AGTCGTAACAAGAGAGCTAGAAGTCTTCCACTGGTTTTAGGTGCTCCTTTAGACGGAGAACAGGGAACAACTCTAGTTATAGGCATCCCTCCACTTCAGCTGGATGAAGAAAGGAAGAA tttcTTTGGTAAAGCATTTGAGCAGGCAGCTGTTAGTACCAATTCTAGAACTTTGCATGACAGTTTTGACAGTTACA ttaTGGAAATGAAAACAGAAGACAGAAGCAAGTTTTTTGATGCCTTAATAAGTCTTCTTAATTAA
- the LOC134728291 gene encoding ubiquitin recognition factor in ER-associated degradation protein 1-like isoform X1: MFGRFGGNIFGPELGGGLGGFKQTYRCYSVTMLDNREDVERGGKIIMPPSALDQLTRLHIQYPMLFKLRNNQQARHTHCGVLEFVADEGRIYIPYWMMRNLLLNEGDLVEVENIALKVATFTKFQPQSVDFLDITNPKAVLENMLRSFACLTKGDVISIKYNEREYELCVLETKPEDAISIIECDMNVDFAPPVGYQEPKRPEKKHDEDVDMDHHAFQDPIDMSEYLDKAFTAFSGSGNRLDGKKKGLDASPEVKNSVPHKRGVPNYKHKKGTITFIRTRRNITDNNEEEEKDFEAFSGSGQMLRKKERK, translated from the exons atg tttggTAGATTTGGAGGTAACATATTTGGGCCTGAGCTGGGTGGAGGTCTTGGTGGATTTAAACAGACATATAGATGTTATTCCGTGACAATGTTAGATAACAGAGAAGATGTTGAGAGAGGGGGGAAAA tTATTATGCCTCCTTCTGCATTAGATCAACTAA CACGTTTACATATACAGTACCCTATGCTGTTTAAACTGAGGAACAATCAACAAGCCAGACACACACATTGTGGTGTATTAGAATTTGTAGCTGACGAAGGAAGAATTTATATACCTTACTGG atGATGAGGAACCTGTTATTAAATGAAGGTGACCTTGTGGAAGTAGAGAATATTGCATTAAAAGTAGCCACATTTACAAAGTTCCAGCCACAGTCTGTTGACTTCTTAGATATAACAAATCCTAAAGCTGT ATTAGAGAATATGCTGAGAAGTTTTGCCTGTTTAACTAAAGGAGATGTCATATCAATCAAGTACAACGAGCGG GAGTATGAACTATGTGTATTGGAAACCAAACCTGAGGATGCTATATCTATTATAGAATGTGATATGAAT GTTGATTTTGCACCTCCAGTTGGTTATCAAGAGCCAAAACGACCAGAGAAAAAGCATGATGAAGATGTAGATATGGAT CACCATGCCTTTCAG gaTCCAATAGACATGTCTGAGTATCTAGATAAAGCTTTTACA GCATTCAGTGGTTCTGGTAATAGGTTAGATGGAAAAAAGAAAGGCCTGGATGCTTCTCCAGAAGTTAAAAACTCAGTTCCACACAAAAG aGGAGTCCCAAATTATAAACATAAGAAAGGTACCATAACATTTATCAGAACACGAAGGAATATCACAGATAATAATGAG GAGGAGGAAAAAGATTTTGAAGCCTTTTCAGGTTCTGGTCAGATGTTAAGGAAGAAAGAAAGGAAATGA
- the LOC134728291 gene encoding ubiquitin recognition factor in ER-associated degradation protein 1-like isoform X2: MFGRFGGNIFGPELGGGLGGFKQTYRCYSVTMLDNREDVERGGKIIMPPSALDQLTRLHIQYPMLFKLRNNQQARHTHCGVLEFVADEGRIYIPYWMMRNLLLNEGDLVEVENIALKVATFTKFQPQSVDFLDITNPKAVLENMLRSFACLTKGDVISIKYNEREYELCVLETKPEDAISIIECDMNVDFAPPVGYQEPKRPEKKHDEDVDMDDPIDMSEYLDKAFTAFSGSGNRLDGKKKGLDASPEVKNSVPHKRGVPNYKHKKGTITFIRTRRNITDNNEEEEKDFEAFSGSGQMLRKKERK; this comes from the exons atg tttggTAGATTTGGAGGTAACATATTTGGGCCTGAGCTGGGTGGAGGTCTTGGTGGATTTAAACAGACATATAGATGTTATTCCGTGACAATGTTAGATAACAGAGAAGATGTTGAGAGAGGGGGGAAAA tTATTATGCCTCCTTCTGCATTAGATCAACTAA CACGTTTACATATACAGTACCCTATGCTGTTTAAACTGAGGAACAATCAACAAGCCAGACACACACATTGTGGTGTATTAGAATTTGTAGCTGACGAAGGAAGAATTTATATACCTTACTGG atGATGAGGAACCTGTTATTAAATGAAGGTGACCTTGTGGAAGTAGAGAATATTGCATTAAAAGTAGCCACATTTACAAAGTTCCAGCCACAGTCTGTTGACTTCTTAGATATAACAAATCCTAAAGCTGT ATTAGAGAATATGCTGAGAAGTTTTGCCTGTTTAACTAAAGGAGATGTCATATCAATCAAGTACAACGAGCGG GAGTATGAACTATGTGTATTGGAAACCAAACCTGAGGATGCTATATCTATTATAGAATGTGATATGAAT GTTGATTTTGCACCTCCAGTTGGTTATCAAGAGCCAAAACGACCAGAGAAAAAGCATGATGAAGATGTAGATATGGAT gaTCCAATAGACATGTCTGAGTATCTAGATAAAGCTTTTACA GCATTCAGTGGTTCTGGTAATAGGTTAGATGGAAAAAAGAAAGGCCTGGATGCTTCTCCAGAAGTTAAAAACTCAGTTCCACACAAAAG aGGAGTCCCAAATTATAAACATAAGAAAGGTACCATAACATTTATCAGAACACGAAGGAATATCACAGATAATAATGAG GAGGAGGAAAAAGATTTTGAAGCCTTTTCAGGTTCTGGTCAGATGTTAAGGAAGAAAGAAAGGAAATGA